A genomic segment from Amphiura filiformis chromosome 10, Afil_fr2py, whole genome shotgun sequence encodes:
- the LOC140161928 gene encoding snake venom 5'-nucleotidase-like — protein MLEHSVANYPTSGAFLQVSGIRVTYNISRDPYDGRVVEVFVLCTECRIPKFVPLKDELTYRIAVPAYTASGGDGYGVVRDYAVNRMEGGVDAEILAAYIEKFSPVFVGLEERIKFVDS, from the exons ATGCTGGAACATTCCGTGGCCAACTACCCCACTTCGGGAGCCTTTTTACAagtgtcag GAATACGAGTAACATACAATATATCAAGAGATCCTTATGACGGACGAGTAGTTGAGGTATTTGTGCTATGTACTGAATGCCGTATCCCGAAGTTTGTCCCATTGAAAGATGAACTAACTTACCGTATTGCTGTTCCGGCTTATACCGCTTCCGGTGGTGACGGATACGGAGTTGTACGTGATTATGCAGTCAACAGGATGGAAG GTGGTGTTGACGCTGAGATTTTAGCTGCATACATCGAAAAATTTTCTCCAGTTTTTGTTGGGCTTGAGGAAAGAATTAAATTCGTTGATTCGTAA
- the LOC140162945 gene encoding 5'-nucleotidase-like: protein MQTPFIFLIVGLIVACNARQDFNLTILHTFGVISSFEQFDSSGDECSPEENQNGECFGGVARRGTAINGVRNEGDDINVCLLDSGNPFTGGLPTWFDHYKGRATSYFMNQLGYDAMTLGNQEFLLGPAFLGIFLDEATFDVLSANFNSTTAPALQRRIGKSAVKMFGDERVGVIGYGSQAFNGMGNIANVLDDPIEAIQTEVDALTSMGVNKIIVLGQSSGSGVEETEVAEIARTISGVDIIVIGGLDIYQYDDDCTSCSPPVDVPENFNLEPYPIVITPNDDPNGKVLIVHGYHTAKYLGRLDVTFDEEGKVEDFNGGPILLDKDVEQDPPLLEEIMEWAEPISNPNDPVIVGRADVFLEGGGTPRNNPIIPCRQQECNLGNLLADAMIWKCLESLTEEEALNASIIAFMNGGGIRDNINEGDIYYESDIKAVLPFSNTFDSVELEGRYVREMLEQAVSAGVGSFQDGFFK, encoded by the exons ATGCAGACTCCGTTTATCTTTCTCATCGTTGGGCTAATCGTGGCTTGCAATGCCCGCCAAGACTTCAACCTTACTATCCTACACACGTTCGGCGTAATATCTTCCTTTGAACAGTTTGATTCCTCCGGAGATGAATGTAGTCCTGAGGAAAACCAAAATGGGGAATGTTTTGGAGGAGTTGCTCGACGTGGCACTGCCATTAATGGAGTCCGCAATGAAGGAGATGATATCAATGTGTGTCTGCTGGATTCAGGAAATCCGTTTACAGGTGGATTACCAACGTGGTTTGATCATTATAAAGGAAGAGCGACTTCTTATTTTATGAACCAACTGGGATATGATGCGATG ACGCTAGGAAATCAAGAGTTTCTTCTTGGTCCAGCTTTCCTGGGAATCTTCTTAGATGAAGCAACTTTCGACGTACTAAGTGCCAACTTCAATTCTACAACGGCACCAGCCTTACAGAGACGCATTGGTAAGAGTGCTGTGAAGATGTTTGGTGATGAGCGAGTTGGTGTCATTGGCTATGGGTCACAAGCGTTCAATGGAATGGGAAATATTG CGAACGTCTTGGATGATCCAATCGAGGCCATCCAAACAGAAGTGGACGCATTGACATCAATGGGCGTCAACAAGATCATTGTTCTCGGTCAGTCTTCCGGATCTGGTGTAGAGGAGACTGAAGTTGCTGAGATTGCTCGTACCATTTCTGGTGTTGATATCATCGTGATTGGTGGATTGGATATATACCAGTATGATG ATGATTGTACGTCCTGTTCTCCACCTGTGGACGTGCCTGAAAACTTCAATTTGGAACCATACCCCATAGTAATTACCCCTAATGATGACCCGAACGGGAAAGTCCTTATTGTACATGGATACCATACTGCGAAATACTTGGGACGTCTTGACGTGACCTTCGACGAAGAGGGAAAGGTCGAAGATTTTAATGGTGGACCAATTCTACTGGACAAAGATGTTGAGCAAG ATCCACCTTTGCTTGAGGAGATCATGGAATGGGCTGAGCCAATCTCTAATCCTAATGATCCTGTTATAGTGGGAAGAGCTGACGTTTTCCTGGAAGGTGGAGGTACACCAAGGAACAACCCTATAATACCATGCCGTCAACAGGAGTGTAATCTTGGTAATCTACTCGCCGATGCCATGATTTGGAAGTGTTTGGAGtcattgacagaagaagaagcgCTAAACGCTTCAATAATTGCGTTCATGAATGGAGGTGGGATCAGGGATAACATTAACGAAG GTGATATTTATTATGAGAGTGACATCAAAGCAGTATTACCTTTCAGTAATACATTTGACTCTGTTGAGTTAGAAGGCCGATATGTAAGGGAGATGTTGGAACAAGCAGTATCTGCCGGAGTAGGTTCCTTTCAGGATGGTTTCTTCAAGTAG
- the LOC140161929 gene encoding snake venom 5'-nucleotidase-like has protein sequence MDHLTLALLYGLILACNAHQDFHLTILHTFGVTSSFEQFDSSGDECSPEEDQNGECFGGVARRGTVINDVRNERNDINVCLLDSGGQFTGRWFDYYKGTATSSFMKDLGYDAMVLGYQELLFSPDDLEVYLDDVTFDLLSANLNVSTAPAFTGHIGKSAVKMFGDERVGVVGYGTQAFNRMGNIENAFEDPIEAIQTEVDVLTSMGVNKIIVLGQSSGSGVEDTEVAAIARNVSGVDIIVIGGLDIYQYDGNLDGARLADPSRLSGNLRDK, from the exons ATGGATCACCTTACTCTCGCTCTCCTTTATGGGCTAATCTTAGCCTGCAATGCTCACCAAGACTTCCACCTTACCATACTACACACATTCGGCGTAACATCTTCTTTCGAACAATTTGATTCCTCCGGAGATGAATGTAGCCCAGAGGAAGACCAAAATGGGGAATGTTTTGGAGGAGTTGCTCGTCGTGGCACTGTCATCAATGATGTCCGCAATGAACGAAATGATATCAACGTTTGTTTATTAGATTCGGGTGGACAGTTTACAGGAAGGTGGTTTGATTATTATAAAGGAACAGCGACTTCTAGCTTTATGAAAGATCTGGGATATGATGCGATG GTACTGGGATACCAAGAGCTTCTTTTTAGTCCAGATGACCTGGAAGTCTACCTTGATGACGTAACATTCGATTTACTAAGTGCCAACTTAAATGTTTCAACGGCACCAGCCTTTACGGGACACATTGGTAAGAGTGCAGTGAAGATGTTTGGTGATGAGCGAGTTGGTGTCGTTGGTTATGGGACACAAGCGTTCAATAGAATGGGTAATATTG AGAATGCCTTCGAAGATCCAATCGAGGCCATCCAAACAGAAGTGGATGTATTGACATCAATGGGCGTCAACAAGATCATTGTTCTCGGTCAGTCTTCTGGATCTGGCGTAGAGGACACTGAAGTTGCTGCGATTGCTCGTAACGTATCTGGCGTTGATATCATCGTGATTGGTGGCTTGGATATATACCAGTATGATG gaaatCTAGACGGGGCAAGGTTAGCTGATCCAAGCAGGTTATCTGGTAATCTTAGAGACAAATAA